The following are from one region of the Segatella oris genome:
- a CDS encoding carbon-nitrogen hydrolase — MKEIKIGFLQQHNVADPAVNIQRLAKGIADLAARGAQLIVLQELHNSLYFCQVEDVNNFDFAEPIPGPSTGFYGELAKQYGVVIVTSLFEKRAPGLYHNTAVVIEKDGTIAGKYRKMHIPDDPAYYEKFYFTPGDLGFHPIDTSIGRLGVLVCWDQWYPEAARLMALQGAEILIYPTAIGYESSDTPDEQERQREAWTTVMRGHAVANGLPVIAVNRVGHEPDPSGQTRGIEFWGSSFAVGPQGEIHYRASNNEEESIVIEVDMHHSEQVRRWWPFLRDRRIDSYQDITKRYIDE, encoded by the coding sequence ATGAAAGAAATAAAAATAGGTTTTCTCCAGCAACATAATGTTGCTGATCCTGCTGTGAACATTCAACGCTTGGCAAAGGGAATAGCCGACTTAGCTGCCCGTGGAGCACAGCTCATTGTGTTGCAGGAACTTCACAATTCGCTTTACTTCTGCCAGGTGGAAGACGTCAACAACTTCGATTTTGCAGAGCCGATACCAGGGCCTTCAACGGGTTTCTATGGTGAATTGGCCAAGCAATACGGAGTGGTTATCGTCACTTCGCTGTTTGAAAAGCGTGCCCCGGGACTCTATCACAATACGGCTGTAGTGATAGAAAAAGACGGAACGATAGCCGGGAAGTATCGGAAAATGCACATTCCTGATGACCCTGCATACTACGAAAAGTTTTATTTCACGCCCGGAGATCTTGGTTTTCATCCCATCGACACAAGCATAGGGCGACTCGGAGTGTTGGTATGTTGGGACCAATGGTATCCCGAAGCAGCCCGCTTAATGGCGCTGCAAGGGGCCGAAATCCTTATCTATCCCACGGCCATTGGCTATGAAAGCAGCGATACGCCCGATGAACAGGAGCGACAACGTGAGGCATGGACGACCGTAATGCGTGGACATGCAGTGGCCAACGGACTACCTGTCATTGCCGTTAATCGCGTTGGTCATGAGCCTGATCCAAGCGGACAAACGCGAGGAATTGAGTTCTGGGGCAGCAGCTTTGCTGTCGGACCGCAGGGCGAAATCCATTACAGAGCCAGCAATAATGAAGAAGAAAGCATCGTGATAGAAGTTGACATGCACCACAGTGAGCAAGTACGCAGGTGGTGGCCATTCCTCCGTGACCGCCGCATTGACAGCTATCAGGACATCACTAAGCGCTATATCGACGAGTAA
- a CDS encoding agmatine deiminase family protein: protein MANKDFVLPAEWAPQRGIQLTWPHAQTDWLPYLEDITKTFIEMAKVITTDEQLLIVTPEPDKVKALLEQQLSSSQHANIRYFAIDTNDTWARDHGAVTLSNGSELRMLDFKFNGWGEKFNWQKDNAITRNMAQMGAFDGTIEDHTDFVLEGGSIESDGKGTIFTTTCCLLAPHRNQPMTREDIERKLLETLHAERIVWLEHGQLLGDDTDGHIDTTVRLAPNDTLLYIYSDEEDVHFADFQALEDQLKTLRTLEGKPYHLLRLPFPEPIYDNKERLPATYANFVILNHHVLCPTYAQPERDRLAMQQLQKAFPDRKVIGIDARTVIRQHGSLHCLTMQYPKL, encoded by the coding sequence ATGGCAAACAAAGACTTTGTACTTCCGGCTGAATGGGCACCGCAACGAGGCATTCAACTCACGTGGCCCCATGCTCAAACCGACTGGCTTCCCTATCTCGAAGACATTACAAAGACATTCATTGAAATGGCGAAAGTCATCACAACGGATGAGCAACTTCTCATCGTTACGCCTGAACCCGACAAGGTGAAAGCCCTGCTTGAGCAGCAACTTTCAAGCAGTCAACATGCCAATATCCGCTATTTCGCGATAGATACCAACGACACTTGGGCACGCGACCACGGCGCTGTCACGCTTTCGAACGGTTCTGAATTACGCATGCTTGACTTCAAATTCAATGGCTGGGGAGAGAAATTCAACTGGCAGAAAGACAATGCCATCACACGCAACATGGCTCAAATGGGAGCCTTTGACGGCACCATAGAAGACCACACCGACTTCGTTTTAGAGGGTGGAAGCATTGAAAGTGACGGTAAAGGCACCATTTTCACCACCACATGCTGCCTTTTGGCACCTCACAGAAACCAACCCATGACGCGTGAAGACATTGAGAGAAAGCTGCTCGAAACACTGCATGCAGAGCGCATTGTATGGCTTGAACACGGTCAACTCCTTGGCGATGACACCGACGGACATATTGACACGACCGTGAGATTGGCGCCCAATGACACCTTATTATATATATACAGCGACGAAGAAGATGTGCATTTCGCTGACTTCCAAGCTTTGGAAGACCAGCTGAAAACACTGCGCACGCTTGAGGGGAAGCCCTATCATCTGCTGCGATTGCCTTTTCCTGAGCCGATATACGACAATAAAGAGCGGCTTCCTGCAACCTATGCCAACTTCGTTATCCTCAATCATCACGTGCTCTGTCCTACGTATGCACAACCCGAAAGAGACCGTTTAGCTATGCAACAACTGCAGAAAGCCTTCCCCGACCGCAAGGTTATAGGCATTGATGCACGCACGGTTATCCGTCAGCACGGCTCACTTCATTGTCTCACTATGCAATATCCAAAGTTATGA
- a CDS encoding Nif3-like dinuclear metal center hexameric protein, giving the protein MKIKEVIGALEQFAPLPLQADYDNAGLQIGLTEAEVSGALLCLDVTPKIVDEAVAKGCNLIVSHHPLIFRKLNRIADENEVQVTVRKAIEQHVAIVSMHTNIDSARGGVNFKIAEKLGLHNLHFFGKQTVVDGVEGGEGVVGEFMGELAADDLVLLLKKCFDVECVQCNQLLRRPIRRVAVCGGAGSFLLDDAIAAGADAFITGEMHYHEYFGHDQEIQIAVIGHYQSEQFTNEIFKSIIEERCAGVSCYLTELNTNPIIYL; this is encoded by the coding sequence ATGAAGATAAAGGAAGTAATTGGTGCCCTTGAACAGTTCGCGCCTCTGCCTCTGCAGGCTGACTATGACAATGCTGGCCTACAGATTGGATTGACAGAAGCGGAAGTCTCAGGGGCTTTATTGTGTCTTGACGTGACCCCGAAAATCGTTGATGAGGCGGTTGCAAAAGGCTGTAATCTCATCGTTTCTCACCATCCGCTCATTTTTCGTAAGTTGAATAGGATTGCCGATGAGAATGAAGTGCAGGTGACAGTGCGTAAGGCTATTGAGCAACATGTCGCTATTGTGTCTATGCATACGAATATAGACAGTGCACGAGGTGGCGTGAACTTCAAGATAGCTGAAAAGCTCGGACTGCACAATCTGCATTTCTTTGGTAAGCAGACTGTCGTTGACGGGGTTGAAGGAGGCGAAGGAGTTGTGGGCGAATTCATGGGAGAATTGGCAGCCGATGACCTTGTATTGTTGCTCAAAAAATGTTTCGATGTGGAGTGTGTGCAGTGCAATCAGCTGCTGCGTAGGCCCATTCGGAGGGTTGCAGTCTGTGGTGGGGCGGGATCGTTCCTGCTTGATGATGCCATAGCTGCAGGTGCAGATGCTTTTATTACGGGCGAAATGCACTATCATGAGTACTTTGGTCACGACCAGGAAATACAGATTGCAGTCATTGGTCACTATCAGAGTGAACAGTTTACGAATGAAATTTTTAAATCAATCATAGAGGAACGGTGTGCTGGTGTGAGTTGTTATCTCACGGAATTGAACACTAATCCCATCATTTATTTATAA
- a CDS encoding ABC transporter ATP-binding protein/permease — MLEIKNGTLNGVEHPATAADINLVVDAGEMLCIYAWRSDKRQAIVHTLLGLQPLKSGFMSVDGDVIDERSAAYYRSHTAFVPRDLRLPFKTVSETMQAMMTVDKDLTKGTIESEWRKVGIADGLWNALVEHVGQDILQQMMMVVAVMRGCNHMIIDLLPGAMTPEMMGYLRQYTASGGLIVIATDDEEVKGQCDKSLLEPQ, encoded by the coding sequence ATGCTGGAAATCAAGAACGGAACCCTAAACGGAGTGGAGCATCCCGCGACGGCTGCCGACATTAACTTAGTGGTTGATGCGGGCGAAATGCTCTGTATCTATGCTTGGCGCAGCGACAAACGGCAGGCGATTGTCCATACTCTTTTAGGGTTACAACCTCTCAAGTCGGGCTTTATGTCGGTTGATGGTGATGTAATCGACGAGCGTTCGGCAGCTTATTATCGAAGTCATACAGCCTTCGTGCCGCGCGATTTACGGTTGCCTTTCAAAACGGTTAGCGAGACTATGCAGGCAATGATGACGGTCGATAAAGACTTGACAAAAGGCACTATTGAAAGCGAATGGCGCAAGGTGGGCATAGCGGATGGCCTGTGGAATGCGCTTGTTGAGCACGTAGGGCAGGATATTTTGCAGCAAATGATGATGGTTGTAGCCGTGATGAGAGGGTGTAATCACATGATTATCGACCTGCTTCCCGGGGCTATGACGCCTGAAATGATGGGCTATCTACGGCAGTACACGGCTTCTGGCGGACTGATTGTGATAGCTACTGACGATGAAGAAGTAAAGGGGCAGTGCGACAAGTCGCTGCTCGAACCGCAATGA
- a CDS encoding helix-turn-helix domain-containing protein: MPKYNITEKRERSAVYRVLMSSEVKDDLQERINQKIIIEQKYRDKDYSAKQLADDLGTNVRYVSAVCAERFHTNYCGLVNAQRVNEAMSMLVDTRYLKFRIEDIGEMVGFSNRQSFYGAFFRFKNMTPRQYRQNYMDSHPELAKPKTTRNRSRKTA; the protein is encoded by the coding sequence ATGCCTAAGTATAACATTACAGAAAAGCGTGAACGGTCGGCCGTTTATCGCGTTCTGATGAGTTCAGAGGTAAAAGATGACCTGCAAGAGAGAATTAATCAAAAGATTATAATCGAGCAGAAGTATAGGGATAAAGACTACAGTGCAAAGCAATTAGCTGATGATTTGGGAACTAATGTGCGTTATGTTTCGGCTGTATGTGCCGAACGTTTCCACACAAACTATTGTGGATTGGTTAACGCACAGCGTGTAAATGAAGCCATGTCAATGCTTGTTGATACGCGATATCTTAAATTTCGCATTGAAGATATCGGAGAAATGGTTGGCTTTTCCAATCGACAGAGCTTCTATGGTGCTTTCTTCCGTTTCAAGAATATGACTCCCAGACAGTATCGTCAGAATTATATGGATAGTCATCCTGAATTGGCTAAGCCGAAAACTACACGCAATCGTTCGCGTAAAACAGCCTGA
- a CDS encoding zinc ribbon domain-containing protein, whose amino-acid sequence MAKKDPTDLSVEEKLKTLYQLQTTLSSIDEKKALRGELPLEVQDLEDELEGLHIRVEKIQNEIAEFQDAVAQKKHEITDAEASVERYKSQLNDVKNNREYDTLTKEIEFQSLEIELCNKKIKEAAIKIEECKRDLESTQQSISEREEDLNEKRDELDEIMQETREEEDKLKAKAKELETKIEPRLLTSFKRIRKNARNGLGIVYVQRDACGGCFNKIPPQRQLDIKMHKKIIVCEYCGRIMIDPELAGVKTEKSAAEEKPKRAKRTIRKKKEETETAE is encoded by the coding sequence ATGGCAAAGAAAGATCCTACAGATTTGTCAGTTGAGGAGAAGTTGAAGACCCTCTATCAGCTGCAGACAACATTGAGTAGCATTGATGAGAAGAAAGCATTGCGTGGAGAACTTCCTTTGGAGGTTCAAGATTTGGAAGATGAACTTGAAGGTTTGCACATCCGCGTAGAGAAGATTCAGAACGAAATCGCAGAGTTTCAGGATGCTGTTGCCCAGAAAAAGCACGAGATTACTGATGCTGAGGCCAGTGTAGAGCGCTATAAGAGCCAGCTTAACGATGTGAAGAACAATCGTGAGTATGATACTTTGACGAAAGAAATCGAGTTCCAGTCGCTGGAAATAGAGCTTTGTAACAAGAAGATTAAAGAGGCAGCGATTAAGATAGAGGAGTGTAAACGCGATCTTGAAAGTACACAACAGAGTATCAGTGAACGTGAAGAAGATCTCAATGAGAAGCGAGATGAACTGGATGAGATTATGCAAGAGACCCGCGAAGAAGAGGATAAGCTGAAAGCAAAGGCTAAGGAACTCGAGACAAAGATAGAGCCTCGCCTGCTGACAAGCTTCAAACGAATTCGCAAGAATGCCCGTAATGGACTTGGAATTGTTTATGTTCAGCGTGATGCTTGTGGTGGTTGCTTTAACAAAATCCCTCCACAGCGCCAGTTAGACATAAAGATGCATAAGAAAATCATCGTTTGTGAGTACTGCGGTCGCATTATGATTGACCCGGAATTGGCTGGTGTAAAGACAGAAAAGTCTGCTGCAGAGGAGAAGCCGAAGCGTGCAAAACGAACAATTCGCAAGAAGAAAGAAGAGACAGAAACTGCAGAATGA
- a CDS encoding MFS transporter codes for MKNSRPWTWVPSLYFAEGLPYIAVTVLAIEIYMQLGLSDAEVTFYTSWLYLPWVIKPFWSPFLELYKTKRWWITAMQLLLGAAFAGVAFTIQASWWLQGTICFFWMMAFSSATHDVAADGFYMMGLDQHDQAFFVGIRSTFYRLSMIVGKGVLIMLAGVLQVVFRYQIKFSWSLIFYGLTGLFIAFYLYHNYVLPHPKEDADHVKKRGAEDILMEFVMTFVTFFSKKQVLVAIPFLLLFRLPEALLTPVSQLFLQALPSKGGLGLSPQEFGLVNGTVGVIGLLVGGVIGGMLASRDGLKKWLWPMTCAITIPNVAYVYLAYAMPESLIAINVCVCLENFGYGFGFSAYMLFMIYFSQGQHKTSHYALCTGFMALSMMLPGLFAGALAQAVGYRMFFIIVMISCLLPFAVASFLKIDPNFGKKEVEEEL; via the coding sequence ATGAAGAATTCAAGACCTTGGACATGGGTTCCTTCACTTTATTTCGCTGAAGGGCTGCCTTATATTGCCGTGACAGTGCTGGCCATCGAAATCTATATGCAGCTTGGGTTGAGTGATGCAGAAGTGACATTCTATACCTCTTGGCTCTATTTACCATGGGTGATAAAGCCTTTCTGGAGTCCTTTTCTCGAGTTGTATAAGACAAAACGCTGGTGGATTACAGCCATGCAACTGCTTCTTGGCGCTGCTTTTGCGGGCGTTGCCTTTACCATTCAGGCTTCATGGTGGCTGCAAGGAACAATTTGTTTCTTTTGGATGATGGCCTTTTCAAGTGCAACTCACGACGTAGCTGCTGATGGTTTCTACATGATGGGACTTGACCAACACGACCAAGCGTTCTTTGTGGGCATTCGAAGTACGTTCTATCGCCTTTCAATGATAGTCGGGAAAGGAGTTCTTATCATGCTTGCCGGTGTGCTTCAAGTGGTGTTCCGTTATCAGATTAAATTCTCATGGAGTCTTATTTTCTATGGACTGACAGGGCTTTTCATCGCTTTCTATCTCTATCATAACTATGTTCTTCCACACCCGAAAGAGGATGCTGACCATGTAAAGAAGCGGGGTGCAGAGGATATTCTGATGGAGTTTGTGATGACTTTCGTTACATTCTTCTCCAAGAAACAAGTGCTTGTGGCTATTCCTTTCTTGCTTCTTTTCCGACTTCCAGAGGCATTGTTGACTCCCGTTTCACAGCTTTTCCTGCAAGCCTTGCCAAGTAAAGGCGGATTAGGGCTGTCACCTCAGGAGTTCGGATTGGTCAATGGAACTGTCGGAGTGATAGGTTTGTTGGTAGGAGGTGTTATCGGTGGGATGCTGGCGAGCCGTGATGGACTGAAGAAGTGGCTATGGCCTATGACCTGTGCAATAACAATTCCCAATGTTGCTTACGTGTATTTAGCTTATGCAATGCCTGAAAGCTTGATTGCAATCAACGTGTGCGTATGTCTTGAGAACTTTGGTTATGGCTTTGGTTTCAGTGCATATATGCTCTTCATGATATACTTTTCTCAAGGTCAGCACAAGACATCTCATTATGCACTTTGCACGGGGTTCATGGCCCTTTCGATGATGTTGCCGGGCTTGTTTGCCGGTGCTTTGGCCCAGGCGGTAGGCTATCGGATGTTCTTTATCATTGTGATGATCAGCTGTTTGCTGCCGTTCGCCGTTGCCTCCTTCCTGAAAATCGACCCGAACTTCGGTAAGAAAGAAGTAGAAGAAGAATTATAA
- a CDS encoding DNA/RNA non-specific endonuclease, with protein sequence MKKTFLLDLAFLTLLFGALGCDFAKGGHKPLIGSIRQTVEACAVNDTETTVRKNIKYKAPAGDDRLLTQLVPKDIPQQLLRRVGYVVSYNPETHIPNWVAWQLTESHTTGPYKRKGIEFQEDNEAEGVKVNTFDYSRSGYDRGHMCPSGDNKWDKTAQQQSFLMTNICPQNRNLNAGDWNEMENQCRKWAKQYGRIYIVAGPILYNQKHKTIGKAKVVVPEAFFKVVLCMEGTPKAIGFIYKNEAGNRPKGDYVNSIDAIERITGFDFFPALEDALEAKVEAEANLADW encoded by the coding sequence ATGAAGAAGACTTTTCTGCTTGATTTAGCTTTTCTGACGTTGCTCTTTGGGGCGTTAGGATGTGACTTTGCCAAGGGAGGGCACAAGCCTTTGATCGGCAGTATACGGCAGACGGTCGAAGCATGCGCAGTGAACGACACTGAAACCACTGTCAGAAAGAACATCAAGTACAAGGCCCCTGCAGGCGATGATCGGTTGCTGACACAGCTGGTTCCTAAGGATATTCCACAACAGTTGTTGCGGAGAGTGGGCTATGTGGTGTCGTATAATCCCGAAACGCATATTCCAAATTGGGTTGCCTGGCAGCTGACGGAGTCGCATACTACCGGCCCTTACAAGCGCAAAGGCATTGAATTTCAGGAAGACAACGAGGCAGAAGGCGTGAAAGTAAACACGTTTGACTACAGTAGGAGTGGCTATGATCGTGGTCATATGTGTCCTTCGGGCGACAATAAGTGGGATAAGACGGCGCAACAACAGTCATTTCTCATGACGAATATATGTCCGCAGAACCGCAATCTGAATGCAGGTGACTGGAATGAAATGGAAAATCAGTGTCGCAAGTGGGCTAAACAGTATGGCCGTATCTATATCGTGGCAGGCCCAATTCTTTACAATCAGAAGCACAAAACTATCGGTAAGGCTAAGGTTGTGGTGCCGGAAGCATTCTTTAAAGTGGTGCTTTGCATGGAAGGAACACCCAAGGCGATAGGCTTCATCTATAAAAATGAGGCAGGAAACCGACCGAAAGGCGACTATGTGAATAGCATTGATGCGATAGAACGCATTACAGGTTTCGACTTCTTTCCTGCACTTGAAGATGCACTTGAAGCGAAAGTGGAGGCTGAAGCAAACCTTGCTGACTGGTAA
- a CDS encoding ABC transporter permease yields MNIGFMGICILVILLCVPVYLIYFYKLNLQRKFALALAKVVGYLALTGIMLEFVFRMNNIALNILWVVLLALLTSVVTVNRARLTMKSYFIPAFISTLVVTFGIGVLVVLAAFSTENPFDARYLIPVTGFILGGIMESNCKALETYYAGLRNHNALFYYLLGNGASHNQAVRYFVKRALERSMIPSLGRMAYIIIGVTPMVMWAMLLAGSDVYSAVLMQLLTFAMVLAASPLALLLTLMLAKRYAFDEYGKLKSQEMVNKAEA; encoded by the coding sequence ATGAATATTGGTTTTATGGGTATCTGTATCCTCGTGATACTGCTGTGTGTCCCGGTATATCTGATTTATTTCTATAAGCTCAATCTGCAGCGCAAGTTTGCCTTGGCTTTGGCTAAAGTCGTGGGTTATTTGGCTTTGACTGGCATCATGTTGGAGTTTGTTTTCCGCATGAACAACATCGCACTCAATATCCTTTGGGTGGTGTTGTTGGCCTTGCTGACTTCGGTGGTGACGGTGAACAGGGCACGCTTGACCATGAAAAGCTATTTCATTCCGGCTTTCATTTCTACGCTTGTCGTGACATTCGGCATCGGTGTTCTTGTGGTTCTGGCTGCTTTTTCGACCGAAAATCCCTTTGATGCACGCTATCTTATTCCCGTGACGGGCTTCATTCTTGGTGGCATTATGGAGAGCAATTGCAAGGCACTTGAAACCTATTATGCGGGTTTGAGAAATCATAACGCTCTTTTCTACTATCTTCTGGGCAATGGGGCAAGCCATAATCAGGCTGTAAGATATTTCGTGAAACGGGCTTTGGAACGTAGCATGATACCGTCATTGGGGCGCATGGCTTATATAATAATAGGTGTAACACCAATGGTGATGTGGGCAATGTTGCTGGCAGGAAGCGATGTCTATTCGGCTGTTCTGATGCAGTTGCTGACGTTTGCAATGGTGTTGGCAGCCTCGCCTTTAGCCTTGTTGCTGACTCTGATGCTTGCCAAACGCTACGCATTCGATGAATATGGCAAGCTGAAATCACAGGAAATGGTAAACAAGGCAGAAGCATGA